The Quercus lobata isolate SW786 chromosome 9, ValleyOak3.0 Primary Assembly, whole genome shotgun sequence region aaaaatttcgcGGAAGTGAGGTATAGAGTTGGTCCCACATCGCCAAGGAACTACTTTACACCTCCCTCTTGAACACTGTAAAAgacacatttttcaaaacatcAAAATCACCCCAAAAAAGAAGTGATtcaagatgatttttttttttttttttttttaaaaaaaatttattgaaacacctagtttaaattttatttggttgggACATTTGTTGGCTAAGCGCTTAAGTTTACTAACTTCCTGATAgttgtgttagtttttttttttagattaaccGAGGGAAGTAGTCAAGAAAACTTGCATTCAagaaatttccatttttttttaattatgtagTTCTACTTCCTttgtttatttaagttttattgctttctttttagTAGTTTAGTAATTTGTTTAGGAATAGAAGTAAAATAGAATAAGATAGAATAGTTTTGGGTTCTGGGTCGAGCTATGTGTGCAAGATCAAACTTGCAGATGCTACTCCACAAGTCTGCGTGCGCAACCTTAGTCATGTGTATGCATGTTCCACCAAACACTCAAATTTCTAGATTGTGCTTCTAAAATTGTTGAATGTTTGGTCTATATGCTTTTTGTAGCATGCTTAGGTTTCTGTGATAGCTTAGAAGCATGATTAGGATCTATGATTAATCAGAAACATGCTTAGGATTTGGATTAAAAGTGGGAATTTAACATGAATATGCATTCTATCAAGTGGTGTTGTGGTGATGCAATGAGATAAGTGAAAGCATATTAACACGATCGCACGTATAGACAAAACCAATGGATAGCATGATGAGGTGTGATGATatattgtgcatgatgtatgatGTGTTGAAATGAGATGTATGATGTGGAAAACACGACAAATGGTATGAATGATGAATGTTATCACATGGTATATTGAATGAACAAATGGCGTGATTTGATGAACATGATAATTCAATGCTATATGATGTGATATGTATGTGGCACatatggatgatgatgatgatcatgtgtgtgtgtctgtgtatGCTTGTATAGAATAAGCTAATTAtgggattatatatatatatatatataattgaactATGGAACATAATAAGTGGAAGGCAGCTTATAGGTTGAGATCTTAAGTACCTAATATCTTCCCATCTTGTACCCTAATTTTAGACTCAATGTTGGGTGTGAATGCTCTTGCAAGGGGCCTGAGTTGGTTCTTTGACCTCAATTAAGGGGTGGCTCCAAACTCTCTACCTTTTGACACACTCAACTGAGACATACTATTAAGGGCAAAACCCTGTGTGTAGGATGGTGAGTGCATAGTGACTAATATAATTTAGGAGATAATTACACGActcaatgaaagaaaataagtcTTGAATTATAATGTTTTTTGGTATATGTGAAAACATGGTgtatacaataaattttgttaaatatatgGTCATAAATTATACACACAGAAATGtgtttgtatgtgtgtgtgtttggatttaaaattatatatatataaatatatatatatatatatatatagatatatagattgcttcccttttaaaatttatttttttggttttgtcacTAACCATAAGGTACATTGTATTCAATTACACACATCAATCACTAAAAACCAACCATTTTAGATTATGAATTATTCTCCCCTTGCCCTAAACTTTTTTAGGAATTTATCCTTGGTGGCTTGGCTCATAAACTAATATGCATATTTTATTGGAATTTTAGCTAACAACCCAAGGGCTCACTAGCTAATGAGAACTTTTCAAGAGTATATTTATTGATATGTGATTGATTAACATAATAGAGCTACATAGATATGAACCCCACctttcaagtaaaaaaaaaatcacatacaatGACTTCAAAGAGTCTAGAGAAACCTATGTGGAGTTGAAACCATATTTGAActcacacaattaatttatactAATATTTATATACACCATACATAATAATGATAGATGTTTGGATAACTTGAAATGTGATAAGTTGCATGTACTATATCTCTTTGACTCAATCTCACTTAAAGTAACAGAGAATTTTTTGTCTTCTATATTAAATGCACCATGAAGACTACAAGGCATCCTAGCCACTTCCATCTTTTAAGTTGCCAAGAAAATAACCAAGTCTCCCATGGTTggaaaatccaaaaacataGAAGTTTCTACGTATATTGTCTTATTAACTACTGAAAAGCTTGCGTTTATACTATCCTAATTTCTATCAATTTCTTTGTTCTTGCCAAATTTAATGatgttttcatttctttttcataGAACTTAAAAtattcgttaaaaaaaaaatgatagaattgTTTTGATAGGGTGGTGGTGGTGTAAAATCATCAACTTTATAGTCGGACTATTATTTTAAGAACAAGAATTAGTACTTGAATTATACACACCTTGCTAGTGAGCACAAAGTATTTGGTACCATCAATGTGATCAAAATGATTCAAGTGGGATATCTATAGTGTGGCACATGCATGTAATCCTTATCATTAATATGTTAGTTCGaataaacacattttatcaTACTTGTTCCACCAATCAAATTTGTCATATATTCATTCTGAcaatctaattaattattagGTACTATTAGAGTATAATAACATGGTGCTCCTTTTCACATTCATGTTGAATCCTAGTAATTCATGTATTATTCTTTCTTGTATACAATTTAGATAAGCTCTTGAGTCTATTAATGCAATTCTTATTATTTGAAATTCTTCATCTATAATAATTGTTATTTAGGTATATCAATTTTGAAAGTTAATTCTTGCAATCAGATTTACAAATTCTTCTTGGTTTGGGATTCCTTCATTTGAACCCAATTAGTTAAATTTGTTGATTTCTTATTGTTTGACAACTTgcacatttttctaaaaatttgtgacacaatttttattgttttgccAATCTAGCTTTAACATTGTGGTTTATTGAATTAATTGGTTGTTTGAAACttgttattttatattaaatttcttagttctctgatttttgttttgacAAAATTTGTTTCTTTACAAACTTTATGGATTAATTGTTAATGGATGGTTTGTTCTCTATCAAATTGTTCATTATGttttatatatcatattaaAGTTGGTAATTCCTTTTAGGTGGTGTTTCCTTTTTGTCAGACTTTTCTATTGTGGctttaaaattttccaaatattcaattttaaaaattttatcatcAATTAATGCTAACATATCTAAAACTAGCTAGAGCCATTTAAATAAAGtgttatatgatatatatatatatatatatatatatatatatatatatatatattttatagtaTGCAGTAATAATGTTCACATATAATTTCCAACAAAATAAGTGTGATATGCAACAATGATGTTCTAACAATCCACCAAAAGCAAAGCACGGTAACATCATGTGAATTCCTTATTGATGCAAGAAAACAAGTACAGTAACAAGTATAATGACTCATTTggaatctataaaattaaaagacttCTCATgcaagaagaaggaaaaaacaaaaaataaagtagaaaaccaagaatcataaaaaattcatatttgttACATTTTCTTAgatcttcatctttttaataattgtcatgtttcaataatcaaaattttaatcattctcaaaaaaataaaaaataaaaaaataaaaaaatcctatcTAGTGTAATATCCTTATTATCAAGTATATTATCTTTTCTATCAATGCCACTTTCATCTTCCaagttgccaaaaaaatttccatgtcTCCATGAATAGAAAATTCAATGACATAAATGCCTCTGCTTAGATTGTCTCATCAAACACTAGAAACTTTGCCTTCACACTATCTTAATGTCCATCAATCTCTTTGTTCTTGCCAAATTTCATgatgttttcctttttctttttcctggaACTCGACATATTCATTAGAAAAGACATGTTAGAATCATTTTGATAGAGTGGTTGTGTAAAATCATCAATCCTAACAATTGGGTTATGAATTTGAAGAACATACAATAGTACCTAAAAGTATAAACACCTTAAGGTTGATTTTCCGTATGGTTAATTTGAATGGAAGTGGCTAGATGTTGAGAATTAAGGGATACATTTGGCATATTGAGTTTTGCGTCTATGTCATAAAGTTTAGGTGTAACAACATCATATGTCATAACACCCTCATAAGAAATGTCAAATGTTCCTAACCAAGGGCATGCACCACAATTTGGCCTAAGTTATTTGACGAACACCTTTGTAGGTATACTAGAATTCTCTAAACCACAATGACAAAGAACAAGCGACAATGTCTATTGAAAAAATAGGAATCAATTTTGTGGACCAAACCATCCATTAAGGTCATTGCCTTCCCACTTTCGAAGCCCTTATCACTTTGTCTAGTTTGAAATTCATGTGTTTCATTTCTCTGTTCTATCTTAAAGAGTAATTAATCTTTCCTGACTTGGAGGAAACTTTTGAAAATTCATTTGACTAATATCTATTTGTAGGATAATGGACTTCCTCTTCCTACTATGACGGTTCTCCTTAGAGTAGTACCTATTGAGGTAAGAGCCATTGCATTACTTCCAATATCTATCTTAGCTCTCGTATAATTTTTACCATACTTTTCAATTGTTGTTTCATGATCGTTATCTCGAATGATTGTTGGGGTtcgttaaatttatttttgcatcTCGCATACATTGATTTGAATTATAACAATTTTCATGCAAAAGGTGACAATGACTTGTCTAATTGctccttagagcatccacaacagtggagcaaaaaatttagctttttagctccaccaaaagttactttatctattttacctacactcatgatgcagcagtggatctattttagctttcaacacaataaaataatatgaacatcacaataaaataatataaccactacaataaaataatatatcccactaaaaaaaaaacatacacaaaaccggccacaaccacctctaccatcagccacacccaccaccaccaccaccaccaccagtacacagcaggcaaaaaaaaaaaaaaaaaaaaaacccgaatcTCCAAGTTTTTTCCTCAACCCagaccaaacaaaataaaaaatcactagAAACCCACCCGATCGGAGAGCAAGTACTCCAATCAGCAGCGTGGGTCTAGTGAAGCAGCATTGATGCCGACGTGGGTCTGGTAAAGCAGCTCTGATGCCGGCGTGGGTTTGGTGAAGCAACATAGATTCCAGCATGGGTCTGGTGAAGTAGCATTGATCGGCGAGCAAGCACTAAGGCGATTTGAGAGAGATGGGCGGCTAGGACGGCGTCGGTCTGAGGCGATCGGCGGCTAGGACGGTGATGGGTCGAGCTTCGATTGGGACGGTGTCGGTCTGAGAGCTTGAGCTTGAGAGATGGTGAGTTTCAGGTGAGATGGTGAGAGTGAGCTTGAGAGTTTCAAAGAGGTGAGAGCTTGAGAGAAATTTCTCAGATGGGAgcttgagagtgagagagaggacGTGAGATgagaataaaagaatgaaaaaaataaacaaaccagtattattttaatttggaagggtgaataaaaaattaaatttttttttagatgtctgctacagtgcacatttatagatagatgtgcactgtagcagttCAGCTAAAAATTATAGCTATGCCTCCATCGCTGCGTGACCCTTTTTGGTATtttagtggagctaaaatagcattatagctatttagctctACTGCTACAAATGCTCTTAATTGTAGTCATTATCTTGGTTGTGGTCTTAATGGGTGTTGATGTCGTTATCATGGGTAAGATTCAAGAATTAGCCCTATAGTTGGTGAGATTATAACTTCTGGCTCTTGACTTTTGTGAATGGAGATTTTAAGTTTTGATTTTCACACTTTCCTTTAGGGGCACAATTTGTCAATGGTGGTTGTACTTGTCTTTGGAGTTTTGCATTTGTGACCAAGCTCCATATGCAAGTCAAAAGTGTACAACTCAATAGTTTAGAAGtaatcacaactaaaaaaaaatgctcaaaattgctttaaaaatgataaacGTTTCTCACAATTTTGCCAGTATATCTTGAATCACAATGAATTTTAAGTTAGCTTTTTTTCCTATTGGAAGGTAGACATCTAAAGCTTTAAAATGGATAGAAATTTGACTCAATTTGGATTTAGAAAGAGTAAGTAAGTCTCATTTGAAGTTAGGACAATAGTGTTGTCAAGAAAGTATGATTTTGCATAAGGTTGTTGTGCAAGCTTAAGGCTACAAATACAAGCTTTGAGGCTTCGTATGTAACTATGTCCCAAgaccctcttttttttttttttttttttttttttttttttttttttttcatatttaagtCTCAAACACTTCAATCTTCAATGGTATGATGCCCATAAGTATAGGAGGCTGTAGAAACCTCCAACAACCTTCAAAATTCTAGTGTTCAACCTATAAATTATTACCTTATGCCCCCATTCTAAATCACTTTTaaggagagttttttttttttttttaagctactatacttccaaaattttctttctctaatcTCTCTCACAAGCACACTTGCATGTTTTTAATCTTCAAAACCTCTCTCTAAGAGTCACTAGTAGGCATAAAGTGGTTTcaatcatgttttcaaaacattttttttttaatcttttgtttttttagtttcaaagtTCTATAGTGTTTTTCATCTTTCCTTGTAATTTCAATCCAACATTGTTATTGTAGGCACTAAGAGGTCACTTTAAAGCTTTAAAATAGTGATTCATAAGCAAGGTTAGCTTCTATGAATCTATTCTATGATTTTCTACTCTGCTAGATAGGATCAACATGATTCTTTATTTGATGTTAGTTTGAGTATgcatatttaatttgtttgatgATTATGATCTTTCTTTGCTATGTGTTTAAGCTAACCATagtttggttttgtttagttttgggtgttttcttcatatttttctttatttgtataCTTAAACTTTGggcaattaaatttaaaaatgtataatttatgtttctatGCTAGGATGTGTACACATCATTGAAAAGTGTTGTGAGAGACCGTGCCCCCAGCCCGTTTTTAtgggatgttgggccaaacccatgtgaatgggtggagtcgtgttattgtctctcaaaatggaggttcgactagttatatttttccttttaaattaagggttttacaatggagtcgccacttatttaattattggaaaaataagaaaaccataattgaaaaattcctcattttattgatttgaaattgaatttacattgatcataggaaaattacatggctttggtcctagatacaatctaagataaagtacatggctttgtttcctagttacaatctaaaaatcgaaaattacatggataagcatttgatttactaacccttgatctaagctcggaggctatgttacaagatgggaaggtgttaggcacccaccttaccCAGTGAAACcagtcttctagactatggtggccaacattcatatcacatcatccaatatgttatcaatcaatttgcatgttgaatttgatgtgtgtgcatgtgataaaccctaattcaatttattaagcattgtatttggattaaaaaaataaattctagtgaatgtgtgtagatggtgataacctagattcaaggatttgaaagaattattaaacaaacatatttttcatatttttgatgtggatttaagattaaatctagtgatatgcaagaacatgtgatgaacaatcaagaacatgtgaagaacacataagaacaattaagaacattcaaacatatttaagggaattatcatgctttaatcttaaattcttatcatggcaacataaacaaacagttagggaaggagattataccttcatgcaagatccatatggtggaggaggagactcttgatggaggtcctaagggtggaggaaaagaagagttaggagaggaagagtgagtctcactcaataccttgagtctcaagaagaccaagatatgacaagactactcagctttactagaactcaagaaaagaaaagaaaagagaggggttttttttttttttttttggtcttggaatgaaggagagggggggTTTATATaatagtggtggaggaaatatgaatggaatgcCATTTAATAAGAGTTGAcaaggaatcatgaacctagacctcattttagcctttggggaaatctgatgcattaaatgtggagattgatgagagtgaaGAGCAAGCAAAGTTCAGTTTTTCCGTAGCTGCTGTAACAGCTTgtagagccaactttgaaaaatcatatctgcctcaattctaattggaattgtctcattcttatgctcaaattgaagccccggatgtctagtttctgggaaaattaacgTCATtcacatattcaaaatattctgaaagatatcgatgaa contains the following coding sequences:
- the LOC115961776 gene encoding uncharacterized protein LOC115961776, whose amino-acid sequence is MTYDVVTPKLYDIDAKLNMPNVSLNSQHLATSIQDSINASFSVVNKTIYVETSMFLDFPTMGDLVIFLAT